GGACCCGACGTGGCAGTGGGCGGCGCAGGTGGGCCCGCTGTCCAAGCACTTCGACCTCGTCGTGCCCACGCTGCTCTTCTTCGGCGCGTCCACCACGCGGGCCCCGGGCCGCTCCGACGCGTTCCAGGCCGCCGCCATCGCCAAGCTCCTCGCCAGCGACCGCCTCGGCGGCGTCGGCGAGGAGGGGCGCGTCGTGCACCTCGTGGGCACCAGCTACGGCGGGCTGGTGGCGTACCACCTGGCGCGGGCGCTGCAGCAGGGCGGGGGAGCCGGAGCGTGGACGGTGGGGAAGGTGGCGGTGTGCAGCTCGGACCTGGCCAAGGGGCCCGAGGACGACCGGGCGCTGGCGGCCAAGGGCGGCGTGGCGGACGTGACGGAGCTGATGGTGCCGGCGGACACCAAGGCGCTGCGGCGGCTGATGGACATCTGCGCGCACGGCCCGCCCAAGTACCTCCCCGAGTGCCTCGCCCGCGACCTCCTCCGGGTACGTACTCCCTCCCACGTCACACTGAGGCCATGCATACGATGGGTGCGGTGCGACGTCGATTGAAAAGGTCGTTGCAGTGTGCATCATTCGCCGCCATGATTAAAAGCTACGAAAATGATGGATCGCACCAGCGATTTGGTGGCGAATCACGTCTGCCACCGACCGGACAGTTGGTGGAGAATGTGTGTGTGTGACACCGCGAGCATGCATGTAGCCACAATTTTTAAAATCAAGTTTGAGtagtataagagcgttttttatactagtgtagcgtcaaaaacattcttatattttggaacggaggaagtagattgCAACTAATTGATTAAAATTAACCAAAGTACATACGCTTTTACTGTGCAGAAGTGTTTCGCGGTCCAGAGAGAGGGGAAGATCGAGCTGATCAAGGGGATCGCCTCCGGGCACGGCTTCCAGATCACTCCTCTCCCCCAGGAGGTGCTGATCGTGTGGGGCGAGTTCGACCAGATCTTCCCGGTGGCCAAGGCGCACAAGGTGAAGGAGAAGCTCGGGGAGAAGGCGACGGTGAGGATCATCCCCGACACGGGCCACCTGCCGCAGCAGGAGGACTCCAAGCTCTTCAACCAGATCCTCCTCGACTTCCTGCtgcctccgccttcctcctccaatggcgccgccgccgccaagtaGCTAGCTAGATAGGCCGTCGCTTGGTTGATATGGTGCAGGTTTTGAGAGAGAATCAACCCGGTCGGCTTGGGTGTGGGTGGTGTAATATAAGTGGCAGCAGTGGGCGTACAAGGAAGAAGATGTTGTTTTGTTTCATGCAAGCATCGTGTTCTTCTGGTTCATATACGATGATTGATACGAGACTCTACGTTTGTTTTACTTTGAAAAATGAGAGGATCAGTACGTATTGACGGTTTGAGTGCCACACGTATATCGGCCGGCATTTGGTCTTCTCTTGTGTACGGACATTTCATGTCGAGTTCTTCATGCGTTGGAGCACACGTCATCTCGAACATACATTGCACGTTGGCCGTAGTTAAGTAAAGCTTAGGTATGGCGTAAAAATGTTATCCGTTATTTACCTACTAATGAGTAATATTAGGTATTAAATCCACATCAAATGGGTTCATAGCTCATTGGTAGAGCAATTGGTTGCAGATCAATAGGTCACCAGTTCGAACTTGGTTGGGCCCTCATGTTGTTgtatttctttgtttttcttttcggATGTCACTTCTTGAAAAGAACATTTTTTTACATCTCTTCTTGAAAAAGAACATGATATactcttttttgtttttcttttcataTGTCACTTCTTGAAAAGAACATGATATACTCATGTGGTCCTCTCATACGAAAACTCCCTTGGGTCCGTAATATCCATTGGAAAACATGAGTGCTTTTCGTTCGTTTACTTCAAAAAGGACATGTTATTTTTTGATGTAGCTTCTTCAGGAAGACATGGGATTTTTCATAATATTTTCAAGGTTACCGAAGCAACGAGTAAACTTAAAATCGGTAAAAAGAAATCTGCGTGTGAGACTTGTATGTCATTGGCTATAACATTTTCTTCCCGGCCCAACTCCCCACCCACACAAAGCATGCATGAATTTAGCACAGACGATTTCATTCATGGATGATTTCCCGGCCCAAGCAGTTTATTTCATAGTTAGGGACGGAAAATTGGTCACACTACAACTTAGTATATATAGAACATTAAAACTTGAACTAAACCTATAACTAAACTAGTTGTTGAAACGATAACGACGGTTGGGCCCTCATGTTattgtattttctttgtttttgttttcgGATGTCACTTCTTGAGAAGAGCATTTTTTTACATCACTTCTTGAAAAGAACATGATATACTCATGTGGTCCTCTCGTACGAAAACTCCCTTGGGTCCGTAATATCCATTGGAAAACATGAGTACTTCTTGTTCGTTTACTTCAAAAAGGACATGATATTTTTTTTATGTAGCTTCTTCAGGAAGACATGGGATTTTTCATAATATTTTCAAGGTTGCCGAAGCAACGAGTAAACTTAAAATCGGTAAAAAGAAATCTGCGTGTGAGACTCATATGTCATTGGCTATAACATTTTCTTCCCGGCCCAACTCCCCAACCACACAAAGCATGCATGAATTTAGCACAGATGATTTCATTCATGGACGATTTCCCGGCCCAAGCAGTTTATTTCA
The Triticum dicoccoides isolate Atlit2015 ecotype Zavitan chromosome 3A, WEW_v2.0, whole genome shotgun sequence genome window above contains:
- the LOC119267105 gene encoding uncharacterized protein LOC119267105 isoform X2 produces the protein MGFGVVSLLNAVFRRAFTSAGLRPSSVAVDADTTLHFWAHPSLLSSPDAESKQRQQQRGRRPVVVLIHGFGPDPTWQWAAQVGPLSKHFDLVVPTLLFFGASTTRAPGRSDAFQAAAIAKLLASDRLGGVGEEGRVVHLVGTSYGGLVAYHLARALQQGGGAGAWTVGKVAVCSSDLAKGPEDDRALAAKGGVADVTELMVPADTKALRRLMDICAHGPPKYLPECLARDLLRCFAVQREGKIELIKGIASGHGFQITPLPQEVLIVWGEFDQIFPVAKAHKVKEKLGEKATVRIIPDTGHLPQQEDSKLFNQILLDFLLPPPSSSNGAAAAK
- the LOC119267105 gene encoding uncharacterized protein LOC119267105 isoform X1, whose amino-acid sequence is MGFGVVSLLNAVFRRAFTSAGLRPSSVAVDADTTLHFWAHPSLLSSPDAESKQRQQQRGRRPVVVLIHGFGPDPTWQWAAQVGPLSKHFDLVVPTLLFFGASTTRAPGRSDAFQAAAIAKLLASDRLGGVGEEGRVVHLVGTSYGGLVAYHLARALQQGGGAGAWTVGKVAVCSSDLAKGPEDDRALAAKGGVADVTELMVPADTKALRRLMDICAHGPPKYLPECLARDLLRKCFAVQREGKIELIKGIASGHGFQITPLPQEVLIVWGEFDQIFPVAKAHKVKEKLGEKATVRIIPDTGHLPQQEDSKLFNQILLDFLLPPPSSSNGAAAAK